The following are encoded together in the Dama dama isolate Ldn47 chromosome 29, ASM3311817v1, whole genome shotgun sequence genome:
- the LOC133048949 gene encoding dolichyl-diphosphooligosaccharide--protein glycosyltransferase subunit 1-like, whose translation MEAPAVPPLPLLLLLAAWAPQPGSTSAEAPPLVNEEVRRTLDLSSHLAKVTAEVVLAHAGGGSSPRAASFLVALEPELEAQLAHLGVQVTGVGEETSSLDVRETRVKGKSGRVFTVQLPAALDPGAEVSVVVEAVYTHAIQPYPTQITQSEKQFVVFEGNHYFYSPYPTKTQTMRVKLASPNVESYTKLGNPMRHENLLDYGPFHDTPAYSQDSFRVHSENNSPFLTVSSMTRVVEVSHWGNIAVEENVNLKHTGAVLKGSFSRYDYDRWTDSGSSSIRSFKTILPASAQDVYYRDEIGSIYTRHLLTLDDSVEMEVKPRFPLFGGWKTHYIIGYNLPSYEYLYNLGDQYMLKMRLVDHVFDEQVIDSLTVKIILPEGARNIQVDSPYEISRAPDELHYTYLDTCGRPVIVAHKENLVEQHIQDVVVRYTFSKVLMLQEPLLLVAAFSILLFTVIVYVRLDLSITKDPAAEARMKVACIIEQVLTLVSKRLGLYHHFDKTVSRYKQSRDVSTLSSGKKSLETEHKALTSEVVLLQSRLKAEGSNLCDKVSEMQKLDAQVRELVLKSAVEAEWLVAGKLKKDMYIENEQLISGKRQELVSKIDHILHTL comes from the coding sequence ATGGAGGCGCCCGCAGTCCCGCCGCTgccgttgctgctgctgttggcgGCCTGGGCCCCGCAGCCAGGCAGCACCTCCGCGGAGGCTCCGCCTCTGGTCAACGAAGAGGTGAGGCGCACGCTGGACCTGAGCAGCCACCTGGCCAAGGTGACGGCCGAGGTGGTCCTGGCGCACGCGGGCGGCGGCTCCTCGCCCCGCGCCGCCTCCTTCCTGGTAGCGCTGGAGCCCGAGTTGGAGGCCCAGCTCGCGCACCTCGGCGTGCAGGTGACGGGAGTGGGTGAGGAAACCAGCAGTCTGGACGTGCGGGAGACCAGAGTTAAGGGTAAAAGCGGGAGagtcttcacagtccagctcccagctgctcttGATCCTGGGGCCGAGGTTTCAGTCGTTGTGGAAGCCGTTTATACCCACGCGATTCAGCCGTATCCAACCCAGATCACCCAGTCTGAGAAACAGTTTGTGGTGTTTGAGGGGAATCATTATTTCTACTCTCCCTACCCGACCAAGACGCAAACCATGCGTGTGAAGCTCGCCTCCCCAAACGTGGAGAGCTATACCAAATTGGGCAACCCCATGCGCCATGAGAACCTGCTGGATTATGGCCCTTTCCACGACACCCCTGCCTACAGTCAGGATAGTTTTAGAGTACATTCTGAGAACAACAGCCCTTTCCTGACCGTCAGCAGCATGACCCGAGTTGTCGAGGTCTCCCACTGGGGTAATATTGCTGTGGAAGAAAACGTGAACCTGAAGCACACGGGGGCTGTGCTGAAGGGGTCTTTTTCTCGTTATGATTATGACAGATGGACAGATAGTGGCAGCTCCTCCATCCGTTCTTTTAAGACCATCCTTCCTGCCTCTGCACAGGATGTTTATTACCGGGATGAGATTGGCAGCATTTACACCAGACACCTCCTTACTTTGGATGACTCGGTGGAGATGGAAGTGAAGCCTCGTTTCCCTCTCTTTGGCGGGTGGAAGACTCATTACATTATTGGCTACAACCTCCCAAGCTATGAGTACCTCTATAATTTGGGAGACCAGTATATGTTGAAGATGAGGCTGGTGGACCATGTGTTTGATGAGCAAGTGATAGACTCTCTGACCGTGAAGATCATCCTCCCTGAAGGGGCCAGGAACATCCAGGTGGACAGTCCCTATGAGATCAGCCGAGCCCCCGATGAGCTGCACTATACCTACCTGGACACTTGTGGCCGCCCTGTGATCGTGGCCCACAAGGAAAACCTGGTGGAACAGCACATTCAGGACGTCGTGGTGCGCTACACCTTCAGCAAGGTGCTCATGCTCCAGGAGCCCCTGCTGCTGGTGGCCGCCTTCTCCATTCTGCTCTTCACTGTCATCGTCTATGTCAGGCTGGACTTATCCATCACAAAGGATCCAGCTGCAGAAGCCAGGATGAAGGTGGCTTGCATAATAGAGCAGGTCTTGACCCTGGTCAGCAAGAGACTAGGTCTCTACCACCACTTTGACAAGACGGTCAGTAGATACAAACAGTCCCGGGATGTGTCCACCCTCAGCAGTggcaagaagagcctggagacGGAGCACAAGGCTTTGACCAGTGAGGTGGTGCTGCTGCAGTCCAGGCTGAAGGCCGAGGGCTCCAACCTCTGCGACAAAGTGAGCGAAATGCAGAAGCTGGACGCGCAGGTCAGGGAGCTGGTCCTGAAGTCAGCAGTGGAGGCTGAGTGGCTGGTGGCCGGCAAGCTCAAGAAAGACATGTACATCGAGAATGAGCAGCTCATTTCAGGAAAGCGACAGGAGCTGGTCAGCAAAATTGACCACATCCTGCATACCCTGTAG